A genomic region of Pyrus communis chromosome 14, drPyrComm1.1, whole genome shotgun sequence contains the following coding sequences:
- the LOC137714606 gene encoding uncharacterized protein, translating to MEALWNLEDKWRFSTHQAFLLLVSAAFAIVGLCMVATVLLKKAQRKPEEQKLVMSSQREAVAGQQKWSEPSCGWGSIKRALVSSVRWSRRSKWEERRGGSWRETPRPLLDKKVEVEVGRRSHNSDSPVWQRPILLGEKCELPRFSGLILYDERGRPLCDSHKETRNQDKTAGVGRTTLRDLL from the exons ATGGAAGCTTTGTGGAATTTAGAAGACAAGTGGAGGTTCTCTACCCACCAAGCATTTCTGCTATTAGTTTCCGCTGCGTTTGCCATCGTCGGTCTTTGCATGGTGGCGACGGTTTTGCTAAAGAAGGCTCAGAGGAAGCCGGAGGAGCAGAAGCTTGTGATGAGCAGCCAGAGAGAGGCGGTAGCAGGTCAACAGAAATGGTCTGAGCCGAGTTGTGGTTGGGGGTCGATAAAGAGGGCGTTGGTGAGCTCGGTGCGGTGGAGCAGAAGGAGCAAGTGGGAGGAGAGGAGGGGCGGGAGCTGGAGAGAGACGCCGCGGCCGCTGCTGGACAAAAAGGTTGAGGTTGAAGTGGGGCGGCGGAGCCATAACTCGGATTCTCCTGTGTGGCAGAGGCCTATACTTTTGGGGGAGAAATGTGAGCTTCCGAGGTTCAGTGGGCTTATTCTCTATGATGAAAGAGGTCGGCCTCTGTGTGATTCCCACAAAGAAACCAGAAACCAG GATAAGACTGCTGGTGTTGGCAGAACAACTTTGAGGGACTTGCTGTAG
- the LOC137715264 gene encoding protein FLX-like 1 isoform X2 — protein sequence MSGRNRGPPHAGLPPPVHESPYGRGLGPMPHPALLEEMRESQLGMGPRQLPPHLAIIEEHLAAQHQDIQGLLGNNQRLAATHVALKQELEAAQFELQRMAYHVDSLRADKDVKRRDLYDKSVRLEVDLRGVEAMRNELLQVHADIKELTAARQELSAQAQVMTQDLARMTADLQQAPALRAEIEAMKQELQRARAAIEYEKKGYAENYEHGQIMEKNLTSMARELEKLRAEIANTEKRARAAAAIGNPGYNANYGNPEAGYAGNPYPATYGMNPVQSGAPMPGSWGAYDMQRAQGHR from the exons ATGTCCGGAAGAAATCGTGGACCACCTCATGCTGGATTGCCCCCTCCGGTTCACGAATCCCCATATGGAAGAGGACTTGGTCCGATGCCCCATCCTGCATTGCTCGAGGAAATGAGAGAATCCCAGCTTGGCATGGGTCCCAGACAACTTCCTCCCCACCTTGCAATAATTGAGGAGCATCTTGCGGCTCAACATCAAGATATACAAGGACTTCTAGGTAATAACCAAAGGCTGGCTGCAACCCATGTTGCTCTTAAGCAGGAATTGGAGGCTGCTCAATTTGAGTTGCAGCGAATGGCTTACCATGTTGATTCACTGCGGGCAGACAAGGATGTCAAAAGGAGAGATTTGTATGACAAGTCTGTTCGTTTGGAAGTGGACCTTCGTGGAGTGGAGGCCATGCGGAATGAGCTGCTTCAGGTTCATGCTGATATCAAGGAGCTCACTGCTGCGAGGCAGGAGCTCTCGGCTCAGGCACAAGTGATGACACAAGATCTGGCTAGAATGACTGCTGATTTGCAACAAGCACCAGCTTTGAGAGCAGAAATTGAAGCAATGAAACAGGAATTGCAACGTGCCAG AGCTGCCATTGAGTATGAAAAGAAAGGATATGCAGAGAATTATGAGCATGGTCAAATCATGGAGAAGAATTTGACATCAATGGCTAGGGAGCTGGAGAAACTTCGTGCAGAAATTGCTAACACTGAGAAGAGAGCAAGAGCTGCAGCTGCTATTGGAAATCCAG GTTATAATGCCAATTATGGGAATCCTGAAGCAGGATATGCAGGAAACCCCTATCCTGCCACTTATGGCATGAATCCT GTACAGAGTGGTGCACCTATGCCAGGTTCATGGGGTGCATATGACATGCAGCGAGCTCAGGGACACAGATAA
- the LOC137715264 gene encoding protein FLX-like 1 isoform X1, translated as MSGRNRGPPHAGLPPPVHESPYGRGLGPMPHPALLEEMRESQLGMGPRQLPPHLAIIEEHLAAQHQDIQGLLGNNQRLAATHVALKQELEAAQFELQRMAYHVDSLRADKDVKRRDLYDKSVRLEVDLRGVEAMRNELLQVHADIKELTAARQELSAQAQVMTQDLARMTADLQQAPALRAEIEAMKQELQRARAAIEYEKKGYAENYEHGQIMEKNLTSMARELEKLRAEIANTEKRARAAAAIGNPAVGYNANYGNPEAGYAGNPYPATYGMNPVQSGAPMPGSWGAYDMQRAQGHR; from the exons ATGTCCGGAAGAAATCGTGGACCACCTCATGCTGGATTGCCCCCTCCGGTTCACGAATCCCCATATGGAAGAGGACTTGGTCCGATGCCCCATCCTGCATTGCTCGAGGAAATGAGAGAATCCCAGCTTGGCATGGGTCCCAGACAACTTCCTCCCCACCTTGCAATAATTGAGGAGCATCTTGCGGCTCAACATCAAGATATACAAGGACTTCTAGGTAATAACCAAAGGCTGGCTGCAACCCATGTTGCTCTTAAGCAGGAATTGGAGGCTGCTCAATTTGAGTTGCAGCGAATGGCTTACCATGTTGATTCACTGCGGGCAGACAAGGATGTCAAAAGGAGAGATTTGTATGACAAGTCTGTTCGTTTGGAAGTGGACCTTCGTGGAGTGGAGGCCATGCGGAATGAGCTGCTTCAGGTTCATGCTGATATCAAGGAGCTCACTGCTGCGAGGCAGGAGCTCTCGGCTCAGGCACAAGTGATGACACAAGATCTGGCTAGAATGACTGCTGATTTGCAACAAGCACCAGCTTTGAGAGCAGAAATTGAAGCAATGAAACAGGAATTGCAACGTGCCAG AGCTGCCATTGAGTATGAAAAGAAAGGATATGCAGAGAATTATGAGCATGGTCAAATCATGGAGAAGAATTTGACATCAATGGCTAGGGAGCTGGAGAAACTTCGTGCAGAAATTGCTAACACTGAGAAGAGAGCAAGAGCTGCAGCTGCTATTGGAAATCCAG CTGTAGGTTATAATGCCAATTATGGGAATCCTGAAGCAGGATATGCAGGAAACCCCTATCCTGCCACTTATGGCATGAATCCT GTACAGAGTGGTGCACCTATGCCAGGTTCATGGGGTGCATATGACATGCAGCGAGCTCAGGGACACAGATAA
- the LOC137715263 gene encoding probable sodium/metabolite cotransporter BASS1, chloroplastic: MQPSLSYHHGITGFRFQPNPISLLFSHHTSTSPSSFPSSQRALRSHCNSLPQFPSKPTWHLPSNPFPPIPTAKNERLSLAPLHCGISSNSSNANATRSFRDWFELVGESVSTAFPIWVALGCLLGLVKPSSFNWVTPNCTILGITLTMLGMGMTLTFDDLRGALSMPKELLAGFFLQYSVMPLSGYFVSKLLNLPSYYAAGLILVGCCPGGTASNIVTYIARGNVALSVLMTAASTLSAVIMTPFLTAKLAGQYVAVDAAGLLFSTLQVVLLPVLAGAFLNQYFQGLVKFVSPLMPPIAVATVAVLCGNAIAQSSSAILTSGKQVVLAAVLLHASGFFFGYILSRMLGIGVASSRTISIEVGMQNSVLGVVLASQQFGNPLTAVPCAVSSVCHSILGSVLAGFWRQTVPTQKQD; encoded by the exons ATGCAGCCGTCACTCTCATATCACCATGGAATTACAGGCTTCAGATTCCAACCAAACCCCATTTCACTTCTATTCTCTCACCACACCAGCACATCTCCTTCCTCCTTTCCTTCTAGTCAACGCGCTCTAAGATCCCATTGCAACTCGCTACCGCAATTTCCCAGCAAACCCACATGGCATCTACCCTCGAATCCCTTTCCACCCATACCAACTGCCAAGAACGAACGTTTATCACTAGCTCCGCTCCACTGTGGCATTTCGTCGAACAGCTCCAATGCAAATGCTACCAGGAGTTTCAGGGATTGGTTTGAACTGGTTGGCGAGTCTGTGTCGACTGCATTTCCGATATGGGTTGCTTTGGGGTGCCTGCTGGGGCTCGTTAAACCGAGTTCCTTCAATTGGGTCACACCCAACTGTACCATCTTAGGCATAACACTGACCATGCTCGGCATGGGCATGACCCTCACTTTCGACGACCTTCGTGGCGCGTTGTCTATGCCCAAGGAGTTGCTTGCTGGCTTTTTTCTTCAGTACTCG GTGATGCCGTTATCAGGATATTTTGTGAGCAAGCTTTTGAATTTGCCATCGTATTATGCAGCTGGTTTGATATTGGTTGGTTGCTGCCCTGGTG GAACAGCAAGTAACATTGTAACTTATATTGCACG TGGAAACGTGGCACTTTCAGTTTTAATGACAGCAGCAAGCACTTTATCAGCTGTG ATCATGACCCCCTTTCTCACAGCTAAACTTGCCGGTCAATATGTTGCAGTGGATGCTGCTGGGCTTCTATTCTCAACACTGCAG GTTGTGCTTCTCCCTGTTTTGGCCGGTGCATTTCTGAATCAGTATTTCCAAGGCCTGGTTAAATTTGTATCCCCTTTGATGCCACCCATTGCTGTGGCAACTGTAGCTGTTCTTTGTGGGAATGCAATTGCCCAGAGTTCTTCTGCAATCCTTACGTCTGGTAAACAAGTGGTGCTAGCTGCCGTTCTTCTTCATGCAAGTGGATTTTTCTTCGGTTACATCCTTTCAAGGATGCTTGGGATTGGTGTCGCATCATCAAGGACTATCTCCATCGAGGTTGGCATGCAG AATTCGGTGCTTGGAGTTGTTCTAGCCAGTCAGCAATTTGGAAACCCTCTAACTGCGGTACCATGTGCTGTTTCCAGCGTTTGTCATTCAATCTTGGGTAGTGTCTTGGCAGGATTCTGGAGACAGACTGTGCCAACCCAGAAGCAAGATTGA